The following coding sequences lie in one Arachis stenosperma cultivar V10309 chromosome 5, arast.V10309.gnm1.PFL2, whole genome shotgun sequence genomic window:
- the LOC130981476 gene encoding LOW QUALITY PROTEIN: DNA-directed RNA polymerase subunit beta-like (The sequence of the model RefSeq protein was modified relative to this genomic sequence to represent the inferred CDS: deleted 1 base in 1 codon) encodes MNNETANDGTFSKKYKGKIKMIGGENAGMSTIPGLNQIQFEGFCRFIDRGLREELYKFPKMEDLDQEIEFQLFAETYQLVEPLIKEKDAVYESLTYSSELYVSAGLIWKNNKDIQEQTIFIGNIPLMNSLGTSIVNGIYRIVINQILESPGIYYRSELDHNGILVYTGTIISDWGGRLELEIDRKAKIWARVSRKQKISILVLLSAMGLNLNEILENVCYPELFLSFLNEKEKKKIGSKENAILEFYQQFACVGGDPVFSESLCKELQKKIFHQRCELGRIGRRNLNRRLNLDIPQNNTFLLPRDILAAADHLIGMKFGMGTLDDMNHLKNKRIRSVADLLQDQFGLALVRLENMVRGTICGAIRLKLIPTPQNLVTSTPPTTTFESFFGLHPLSQVLDRTNPLTQIVHGRKLSYLGPGGVTGRTASFRIRDIHPSHYGRICPIDTSEGINVGLIGSLAIHGRIGRWGSIESPFYEIDKRSKRIRMLFLPPSRDEYYMVATGNSLALNRSIREEQIVPARYRQEFLTIAWEEVHLRSIFPFQYFSIGASLIPFIEHNDANRALMSSNMQRQAVPLFRSEKCIVGTGLERQVALDSGASAIAEHEGKIFYTDTEKILLLGNGETLNIPLVMYQGSNKNTCMHQKPQVQRGKCIKRGQILADGAATICGELALGKNILVVYMPWEGYNSEDAVLISERLVYEDIYTSFHIRKYEIQTHVTSHGPEKITKEIPHLEAHLLRNLDKNGIVTPGSWVETGDILVGKLTPQMVQESSYAPEDRLLRAILGIQG; translated from the exons ATGAATAATGAGACAGCAAATGATGGGACATTTTCTAAAAAATACAAGgggaaaata aaaatgattggGGGTGAAAATGCGGGAATGTCTACAATACCGGGATTGAATCAGATACAATTTGAAGGGTTTTGTAGGTTCATTGATCGGGGCTTAAGAGAAGAACTTTATAAGTTTCCAAAAATGGAAGATCTGGATCAAGAAATCGAATTTCAATTATTTGCGGAAACATACCAATTGGTAGAACCCttgataaaagaaaaagatgctGTATATGAATCACTTACATATTCCTCTGAATTATATGTATCTGCGGGATTAATTTGGAAAAACAATAAGGATATCCAAGAACAAACAATTTTTATTGGAAATATTCCTCTAATGAACTCCTTGGGAACTTCTATAGTAAATGGAATTTATAGAATTGTAATCAATCAAATATTGGAAAGCCCTGGTATCTATTATCGGTCAGAATTGGACCATAACGGGATTTTGGTCTATACTGGCACTATAATATCGGATTGGGGAGGGAGATTAGAACTAGAGATTGATAGAAAAGCAAAGATATGGGCTCGTGTCAGTAGGAAACAGAAAATATCTATTCTAGTTCTACTATCAGCTATGGGTTTGAATTTAAACGAAATTCTAGAGAATGTTTGCTATCCCGAACTCTTCTTgtctttcttgaatgaaaaggaaaaaaaaaaaattgggtcAAAAGAAAACGCCATTTTGGAGTTTTATCAACAATTTGCTTGTGTAGGCGGAGATCCTGTATTTTCTGAATCTTTGTGCAAggaattacaaaaaaaaatttttcaccaaCGATGTGAATTAGGAAGGATTGGTCGACGAAATCTGAATCGAAGATTGAATCTTGATATACCTCAGAACAATACATTTTTGTTACCACGAGATATATTGGCAGCTGCCGATCATTTGATTGGAATGAAATTTGGAATGGGTACACTTGATGATATGAATCATTTGAAAAATAAACGTATTCGTTCCGTAGCAGATCTCTTACAAGATCAATTCGGATTGGCTCTGGTTCGTTTAGAAAATATGGTTAGAGGAACTATATGTGGAGCAATTAGACTTAAATTGATACCGACTCCTCAGAATTTGGTGACTTCAACTCCACCAACAACTACTTTTGAATCTTTTTTTGGATTACATCCATTATCTCAAGTTCTGGATCGAACCAATCCATTGACCCAAATAGTTCATGGTAGAAAATTGAGTTATTTGGGCCCCGGAGGGGTGACGGGGCGAACTGCTAGTTTTCGGATACGAGATATCCATCCTAGTCATTATGGACGCATTTGTCCAATTGATACGTCTGAAGGAATCAATGTTGGACTTATTGGATCTCTAGCTATTCATGGGAGAATTGGTCGTTGGGGGTCTATAGAAAGTCCATTTTATGAAATTGATAAGAGATCAAAAAGAATACGGATGCTTTTTTTACCACCAAGTAGAGATGAATACTATATGGTAGCTACAGGAAATTCTTTAGCACTGAATCGAAGTATTCGGGAGGAACAGATTGTCCCAGCGCGATATCGTCAAGAATTTCTGACTATTGCATGGGAAGAGGTTCATCTCCGAAGTATTTTCCCCTTTCAATATTTTTCTATTGGAGCTTCGCTCATTCCTTTTATCGAGCATAATGATGCGAATCGAGCTTTAATGAGTTCAAATATGCAACGTCAAGCAGTTCCGCTTTTTCGGTCCGAAAAGTGCATTGTGGGAACGGGATTGGAACGCCAAGTAGCCTTAGATTCGGGGGCTTCCGCTATAGCGGAACACGAGGGAAAGATCTTTTATACCGATACTGAAAAGATCCTTCTATTGGGCAATGGGGAGACTTTAAACATCCCATTGGTTATGTATCAAGGTTCTAATAAAAATACTTGCATGCATCAAAAACCTCAAGTTCAACGCGGTAAATGCATAAAAAGGGGTCAAATTTTAGCGGACGGTGCTGCTACAATTTGCGGCGAACTTGCTTTGGGAAAAAACATATTAGTAGTTTATATGCCATGGGAGGGTTACAATTCTGAAGATGCTGTACTCATCAGCGAACGTCTGGTCTATGAAGATATTTATACTTCTTTTCACATACGGAAATATGAAATTCAAACTCATGTGACAAGCCACGGTCCTGAAAAAATCACTAAGGAAATCCCACACCTAGAAGCCCATTTACTCCGAAATTTAGACAAAAATGGAATTGTTACCCCCGGATCTTGGGTAGAGACGGGCGATATTTTAGTGGGGAAATTAACGCCTCAAATGGTACAAGAATCCTCGTATGCCCCGGAAGATAGATTATTACGAGCTATACTTGGAATTCAG GGCTAG